Proteins encoded in a region of the Phacochoerus africanus isolate WHEZ1 chromosome 8, ROS_Pafr_v1, whole genome shotgun sequence genome:
- the ZNF397 gene encoding zinc finger protein 397 isoform X1 codes for MVILQLFPEMSNVQLQSMESQFKYESQEHHFLLDGETKDKVGELASEEEIIAKIKPLTEESDNSRDDVLQDSECREFCEFGENFNGKDQNLFKKRHHNCDKCGQSFAWRTGLIRHQRTHWEKPYECDNCGKAFNVSSALVLHQRIHTGEKPFPCNWCIKSFSRSSDLIKHHRVHTGEKPYKCDECGKAFSQSSDLIIHQRIHTGEKPYQCNHCSKSFSQRSDLVKHQRIHTGEKPYTCNQCNKHFSQSSDVIKHQRIHTGEKPYKCDVCGKAFSQSSDLILHQRIHTGEKPYPCNQCSKSFSQNSDLIKHRRIHTGEKPYKCNECGKAFNQSSVLILHQRIHTGEKPYPCSQCSKTFSRLSDLINHQRIHTGEKPYPCNQCSKMFSRRSDLVKHHRIHTGEKPYECDECGKTFSQSSNLILHQRIHTGEKPYPCNDCTKSFSRRSDLVKHQRIHTGEKPYACSQCNKSFSQSSDLTKHQRVHSGERPYHCNCCEKAFSQSSDLILHQRVHTGEKPYACTQCSRSFSQNSDLIKHQRIHTGEKPYKCNECGKAFSQCSALILHQRIHTGEKPYPCDQCGKSFSRRSDLINHQRIHTSENPYKCDMCGRAFSTFSDLIEHQRIHTGEKTHRCVQCSRSFSQLSDLVNHETVHSGEDTLNAMNMGKPLVCTPTLFSNRHTARKKVL; via the exons ATGGTAATTCTCCAGTTGTTCCCTGAGATGTCGAATGTACAGCTGCAGTCCATGGAGAGCCAATTCAAGTATGAATCTCAAGAACACCACTTTCTTTTAG ATGGTGAGACTAAGGACAAGGTTGGAGAGCTGGCTTCTGAAGAGGAAATTATAGCAAAAATTAAACCATTGACTGAAGAGTCTGACAACTCCAGAGATGATGTTCTCCAGGATTCTGAATGCAGAGAATTTTGtgaatttggggagaatttcAATGGTAAAGATcagaacctttttaaaaaaagacaccatAACTGTGATAAATGTGGGCAAAGCTTTGCTTGGAGAACAGGCCTTATTAGGCATCAAAGAACTCATtgggagaaaccctatgaatgtgaTAACTGTGGAAAGGCCTTTAATGTGAGTTCAGCCCTGGTTctgcatcagagaattcatactggggAGAAGCCCTTTCCTTGTAATTGGTGTATTAAAAGTTTCAGTCGGAGCTCAGACCTTATTAAACATCATAGAGTCCACACTGGTGAAAAACCTTACAAATGtgatgaatgtgggaaagccttcagtcaGAGCTCTGATCTTATTATACATCAGAGAATCCATACAGGAGAAAAACCCTATCAGTGCAATCACTGTAGTAAAAGTTTTAGCCAGCGCTCAGACCTGGTTAAACACCAGAGAATccatactggagagaagccttatACCTGTAACCAGTGTAATAAACATTTCAGTCAAAGTTCTGATGTTATAAAACATCAAAGAATCCACACTGGCGAGAAACCATATAAATGTGATgtgtgtgggaaagccttcagtcaGAGCTCAGATCTTATTCtgcatcagagaattcacactggagagaaaccatatCCATGTAATCAGTGTAGCAAAAGTTTCAGTCAGAACTCAGACCTGATTAAACATCGAAGGatccacactggagagaaaccctataaatgtaatgaatgtggaaagGCTTTTAACCAGAGTTCAGTCCTTATTCtgcatcagagaattcacactggagagaaaccctatccATGTAGTCAGTGTAGCAAAACCTTCAGTAGACTGTCAGATCTCATTAATCATCAAcgaattcacactggagagaagccttacCCATGTAACCAGTGCAGTAAAATGTTTAGTCGAAGATCAGACCTTGTTAAACATCACAGAATTCATACAggtgagaaaccctatgaatgtgaTGAGTGTGGAAAAACTTTTAGTCAGAGCTCAAACCTTATTCtccatcagagaattcacaccGGAGAGAAACCATATCCATGCAATGATTGTACGAAAAGTTTTAGTCGTCGTTCAGACCTTGTGAAACATCAAAGAAtacacactggagagaaaccatatGCATGTAGTCAGTGCAATAAAAGTTTCAGTCAAAGCTCAGACCTCACTAAACATCAGAGAGTACACTCTGGGGAAAGGCCCTATCACTGCAATTGTTGTGAGAAAGCCTTCAGTCAGAGTTCCGACCTTATTCTTCATCAGAgagttcacactggagaaaaaccaTATGCATGCACACAGTGCAGCAGAAGTTTCAGTCAGAACTCAGATCTTATCAAGCACCAGAGGatccacactggggagaaaccATACAAATGCAACGAGTGTGGAAAGGCTTTCAGTCAGTGCTCAGCTCTCATCCTACATCAGAGGATCCATACTGGGGAGAAACCATATCCATGTGATCAGTGTGGCAAAAGCTTCAGTCGGCGCTCTGATCTCATTAACCATCAAAGAATCCACACTAGTGAAAATCCATATAAATGTGATATGTGTGGGAGAGCCTTTAGCACATTCTCTGATCTTATTGAACACCAGAGAATCCACACCGGAGAGAAAACCCACAGGTGTGTTCAGTGCAGCAGAAGTTTCAGCCAACTCTCTGATCTTGTTAATCATGAGACAGTCCATTCTGGGGAAGACACTCTAAATGCGATGAATATGGGAAAACCTTTGGTGTGTACACCAACTTTATTCAGTAACAGACACACTGCCAGAAAAAAAGTCTTATGA